The genome window GCGAGCCGCGGCTCGGGGACGACGACGTCGGTGAGCCACGCCCAGCGGTGGGTCCGCCGCACGGTCGCGGGAGATGCGGCGGCGGCGGAACCGGTGCCCGGGTCGGCTGCCGCCGCCCGCAGCTGCGCGTTCCCGCGGCGGACACGGACGAGCCGGCGGAGCAGCGCGCGGGTGCTGTGCGGCGCCTCGACGACGACCTCGACCTCCGGCACGACCACGCGCTCGTCCTCGGCGTAGAGCGAGTCGACGTAGAGGTCGTCGGCGATCACGTCGGGGAACTCCGTGAAGCGCGTGCGTCCCGCCTCGGACAGCACGATCGCCCCGCGCCCGAACAGGCTGGAGCGGAACACCGGCAGGCGCTCGTTGATCGCGAAGTAGGACCGCACCGGCCAGGGCCGGCCCGTGGTGTCCAGCCGTCGGCGCGGGACGGCCGCGAGCGCCCCCGGCGCCTCCGAGAGCCGCGCCACCAGGGCGGAGAGGGCATGCGGGGGCAGGACGATGTCCGCGTCGAGGTACAGTCGCGGGAACGCCGTCGCGACCGCGTCGCCCGCGTTGAGCGCGGCGGGCTTGCCCGGCTCCGGCCGGTCGACGACGAGCGCGCCGCGGCCGCGCGCCAGCTCGGCCGTCCGGTCGGTGCAGCCGTTCGCGCTCACCACGACCTCGACCGGGCCGGGGAAGTCCTGCGCCGCGAGGGCGTCCAGGCACGCGCCGATGACCTGCTCCTCGTTGTGAGCGGCGATCACGACGCTCGGCACCGGCAACCCCCCAACAGCTGTCCATGCGACGTCGATCGACGGTCTGGGCACCAGAGTAGCGGGAAATGCCCGCATCAGGTCGGGGGAATCCACGCCGTCGCGCCGCGCCGCTAGGGTGTACGCGTGGAGACAGCTGGGGCGCCCGAGGTCAGGCCGATCTCGCCCGACGACGCGGCCGCCGTCGCCGGCTTCCTGCACGCGAACCTCAACGCGCGCCTCAGCGCCGGGCAATGGCTGCGGCTGCTGCTGCCGCCGTGGGACGACGGCAGCGCCCCGAACCACGGCTTCCAGCTCGTCGCCGAGGAGGGGATCGTCGGCGTGTACGCCGCCGTGTACTCCCGCCGGGAGCTCGAGGGGCGGCTGCGGGAGGTCTGCAACCTGGCCGCCTTCTGCGTCAGGGAGGAGCACCGCGCGCACAGCGTCCGGCTGATCCGGGCGCTGCTGGGGCAGCGCGGGTACGTCTTCACGGACTTCTCGCCGAGCGGGAACGTCGTCGCGATGAACGAGCGCCTCGGGTTCCGGCACCTCGACACCTCCGGCCGGCTGGCGCTCAACCTCCCGCGCGGACCGGTGCCCGGCGTGCGGGTCACCGACGACCCCGCCGCGCTGTCGCGGCGGCTGGAGGGGACCGACGCGGAGGTGTACCGCGACCATCGCGGGGCCGCCGCGGCGCGGCACCTGCTGGTGGAGGCCGAGGGCTCGTACGCCTACCTCGTCTACCGCCGGGAGCGCAGGAAGCGGCTGCCGCTGTTCGCCGTCCCGCTGTACGCCGGCGGCGACCGGGCGCTCCTGGAGCGGGCCTGGCCGCGGGTCGGAACGCACCTGCTCCGGCACGGCCTCCCTGTCACGCTCGCGGAGCGGCGCCTGCTGGGGTTCGTGCCGGGCGGTCCCGGCCGGGAGCTCGCGAGCAACCGGCCGAAGATGGTCCGCAGCAAGGAGCTCGACGGCGCCACGCTCGACTACCTCTACAGCGAGCTCGTGCTCGTGCAGTGGTGAACGCGGAACGGGAGGCCTCCTGTGCAGGAGACCTCCCGTTCGCGGTGACGCGGGATCAGTTCGCCGGAGCGACCGCCGATCCGTCGTCGTAGAGGTTGTTCGACCAGACCGCACCGGGGGCGGTGATGTCGAACGAGGTGATCGGGCCCCAGTAGCCGCACACGTAGCCGCGGTTGCCCGCGCCCATCTCGGTGCCGCGCTGCCAGATGTTGTCCTTGAACGTGATGTTCTTCGTCTGCCCGGAGAACGGCTTGCCCGCGGTCGAGCCGCCGTAGGAGCAGTAGCCGCCGGAGCCGGCGAGGATCAGGTTGTTCTGGATGACGTTGTTCTGCACCGGGTCGAAGTCCGGGTAGCCGGTGATCGCCGCCGAGCAGCCCGCATCCGGCGCGACGTCCGGCGCGGTGCAGCCGATCGTGTTGTGGATGAGGTGGCTGTTCGTGTTCACGCGGATGCCGGACTCGTGGTTGACGCCCGTGTTGTCGGTGAACTGGCCGGCCACGTAGGAGTCCTGCACCGTGCAGTCCGCGTAGCAGTTGATCGAGCGGGAGCCGCCGGTCACGTGCACGCGGGTCGCCGTGAAGTACGCGTCACCGATGCCGGTGCCCGCCGAGTTGCCGGCGTCGACCAGGCTGTCGGAGATCGTGAACGATCCGACGTTGTCGTTGTAGTCGGCGTAGACGCCTCCCACGATCTGCGACCGGGTGATCACCACGCCCTTGGCGAGGATGCGGAGGTAGCAGTTGACCACCTTCGCGTCGATCACGACGTTCGGGGTCTGGATGGTGCACGGACCCGTGTACGGGGTCAGCGCGGTCCCCGCCGGCACGCCGGTGGTCGCCGGCGACGGGAAGCTCCGGCCGAGAGCCGTGATGCCGCCGGCCGTCGCGGGCGGGGTCGGCGTGGTGGTCGGAGTGGGCGTCGGCGTCGGGGTCGGCGTGTTCACCGGGGTCGGCGACGTCGTGGGAGTGGGCGTCGGCCGCGGCGTGGTGGTCGCGGTGGGGGTCGGGGTGCTCCCGGCCGCTCCGGTCGCGGAGAACACGATGTCCGCCAGGTAGTTCGAGCCCTTGAAGGTGCTCGTCGGCATCGTGTTGGTCCGGCTGTAGGTGAAGACGCCCGCGTTGGCCGGGAGCGAGAAGCCGCCGAGGACGCGCGGCTTGTTCAGCGCGTTCTGGGTGACGGCGTAGTTGCCCTTGGTCGCGAGGTAGGAGGCGACGTACGTGGTGTTCGCCGTCACCGTGACCGGCTTGGGCAGCTGGACGGTGTGCCAGCCGACCGTGCGGTTCACCGGCACCGAGGTGGACGCCAGCGCCGCTCCGGACGCCGACCACAGGGTCGCGGTGGTGATGCCGGAGTCCCTCGGGCCCTGGTAGTACTGCAGGGCGACGATGGTGCCGGGCTGGGTCGGAGCGAACTTCACTCCGAGCACCACGGAGTCGTTGTCGGAGGCCGCTGCGATGCGGGGACTCAGATCATCCGGGAAGATCCCGGTCGTATCGGCCTTCGCAGCTGCGGATCCGATCGCGAGCGCACCAGCGGTGACCGCGATCGTGGCCAGCGCTGCGGCACCGGCCAGGAACCCTCGATTTTTGCGCGCGGACAGTTTGTGCCGTGGCATGTCGGACATAGATGGATCTTCCGTTCGATTGGTGAACCACACGGGGTTCACTTCCGTCGTCTGGGGGTGGGTGGGGGGTTTCCCCGGCGTGTCGGGCGCGCCGGTTGAGGCCATAGTAGGGGCCGCTATATCAGGTCGCAACCGAACAACAGACCGCATAATCGACCCCAGTTCGGGGGATATTGCGGGGCGTGCGGAGCGTGATCCGGGGGTGGCGCCAATGGCCCAGCGGAGGGCGTGAGACCCGGGCGCGAGGCCCGCCGGGCCGCCCGGAGGCTCCGGTGACGACGCAAATTAACACGACATTCCCCGGCTGTCCACCCCTCAGTGCATCGGTTCCCTATCGTTCCCGGCGGCGACGGTCACCCGGAGGAAGACGATGATCCAGCTGAAGATCAGCACCGCGGCGACGAGCTCGACGGCCGTCAGGTTGTAGTAGCCGACGGCGAAGAACAGGGCGACGAGGGCGATCACGCCGATGAACACCCAGCCGAGCACGTAGAACGCGTGCGGGAGGTGCGGCATCGCCCAGCGGATGCCGACGGCGAGCACGCAGAAGATCACGGCCATCCCCGTTGCCGCCGTGTTGTGCAGCAGGAAGAACCGGTTGACCGGGAACAGGCCGACGAACGCGAGCATCGTGCCGATGATGACGAGCGCGGTGCGCACCTGCAGCTCGCCGCGCCCCGGGCGACGGCCGGCGCCGCTGTCGGTCGCGTAGCGGGCGATGGCCGTCACGAGGACGCCGCCGACGATGACCGTGATGTTGAAGGTCGCCGACGACCAGTCGTCGGTGATGCCGAGGACGCTCAGGTTCTGCTTCCACCAGTGCGGGTTGGAGGCCGTGAGCATGCTGGTGAGCGCCCCGACGACCAGGAAGACCGCCAGCACGGCGGAGAGCAGCAGTGGGTTCATGTTCGCCGCGGCCAGGAAGACGTAGTAGCCGGTGACGGCGGCGGCCGTGCCGACCAGGAGGGTCGCGGGGATCGCGAAGACCTGGGCGTCCTGGAAGCTGCGGGCGAGAACGTCGCTCAGCACCGTCCAGAGCAGCAGCACCACCACCGCGTGCGCGACGGCGATGGCGAGCGAGTCGAACACCTCCACGGCGGCGACCAGGCGCGACCGGTGCTCGCGAGGGCGGCGGAACCAGGGGATGCTCCAGGTCGCGACCCGGCCGCCGCCGTAGACGACCAGCGTCACCGCGCAGCAGGCGATCGCCGCGAACTGCCCGACCGATCCCGCACCGGAGATGGAGAGGTCGTGGCCGGCGAAGACGAAGAAGGCGGCGACGCCGACGATCACGAAGGCGACCGCCCCGGCGCCGAGCGCGAGCGACTCCACGGAGGCCGCCCGCATCCGCCGGCCGAGCCGCTCGGCCGCACCGTGCTCACCGGCACCACGCTCGCCGACGCTGCTCTCGCCGGGACCGTGCTCGCCGGCGCTGTCCTCCGAGACCGCCGAACTCATGGTCGAAGCATAGGCTGCCCGCGCCGCCGGCGAGGAGGGGGCATCGGTGGACGGGAGGTCAGCGGGTCAGCTCGATCAGCATCGTGCGGTGCGTCGGCACGGTGCGTCCGGTCTCGTGGAAGCCCAGCGCCTCCAGGTCGGCCAGGCCGTAGTGGTGGAGGCTGCCGTCCATGTCGTTCTCGACCAGCCACACCCGCTGGACCCCGTCGAACCGGCCGCGCGCCGCCGCCTGCGGGATGGTGTAGACGCGGTCGGCCCAGCCGATGTTGTGCGTGTACGGCGTCTCCAGCGTCGGGTCGATCACGCCGGCGAAGCCGGACGGGTAGGTGTGCATCGCGAGGCGCGGGCGCTGCGACGGCCGCGTCGACTCGTCGAAGACGACGGCGTCGCCGGGTCGCGCCACCGACGCCATCGCGCTGCTGACCTCCGACCAGTCCGAGTCGTTCTTGGAGTACGGACCGCGCTGGTCGAGGTAGGCCGGGGTCGAGACCGCGATGAACAGCAGGGCGCCCACCCCGGTCGCCGCGACCGCCGGGATCGCACTGCGCCGCGCGACGAACCGGCCGAGCACGAGCAGGCCCTCCGCGATGAGCAGCGCGGCGGCGGGCGCCGCGAAGGTGGAGTAGCGGCCGGTGTACATCGGGAAGACCAGGTTGACCAGCAGCATCGCCCCCGTGGGCAGCAGGAGCCAGGCGGCGCCGACGAGCGTGGCCCCGATCGGCAGCTCGCCCTCCGGGGAGGCAGTGGCCCCGGGTCGTCCCCAGCGGTCGCGCACCCAGGCGCCGATCGCGAGCAGGATGAGCGCCCACGCCGCCACAGCCACCCAGCCGTTGCCGAACCACGGCTGCCACAGCAGGCTCAGCGGGTCGGTGCTCTGGTCGGCCAGGTAGCCGATCTGGCTGCGCTCGAAGAACGCCAGCAGGCCGAGCGGGGCGAGGGCGAGGAGGGCGCAGCCGGTGGCGATCAGCCACGCCCGCAGCGTCGGCCGCGACGCCCGGGAGAGCAGCAGGACGGCGAGGTGCGCAAGGGCGAGCGACGCGGTGTAGAGGAAGAGGTACGACGTGAGCGCCAGCCCGGCGGCGTAGACGGCCCAGCAGGTGCGCCGGACCGAGGCGGGCGCCGTCCGCCCGCTGCCGTCCACGAGCCAGAGCAGCAGCAGGGTCAGCCAGCCCGCGGCGGCCGCGGTGAACGCGAACGACCGGGCCTCCTCGCCCGCGTAGGTCAGCCGGGGGAGGACGCACGCGACGATGCCGGCGACGACCGCCGCCTTCGGGCCGCCCCTGCGGCCGGCCAGCAGCGTGACCGCCGCGACGGCGAACCCGATGGCGACCGCGCTCGGGAGCCGCAGGGCGAACGGGCTCTCGCCGGCCAGACGGATCCAGCCGTGCATGCCCAGGTAGTACAGCCCGTGCACCGCATCGACATGGAACAGCATCGGCCAGAGCGTGGACACCGGCCGCCGGGCCGACATCAGGGTGGTCGCCTCGTCGCCCCAGAGCGACGGGATCCAGCTGCCTGCGGCGCAGATGACGGTCGCGAGCAGCCCGAACGCGACGGCGATGGTCCACGGCCGGACGGCACGGAGGGGCGCGACGCCGGTGGGGCGCTCTGTCGCGGTCAGCGCGCTCATCCCACCCCCGTCTCCTGGCGCCTGGCTCTGTTCTCGCACACGTGCAGCGCCTCGCGCACGCAC of Leifsonia shinshuensis contains these proteins:
- a CDS encoding glycosyltransferase, with translation MPSVVIAAHNEEQVIGACLDALAAQDFPGPVEVVVSANGCTDRTAELARGRGALVVDRPEPGKPAALNAGDAVATAFPRLYLDADIVLPPHALSALVARLSEAPGALAAVPRRRLDTTGRPWPVRSYFAINERLPVFRSSLFGRGAIVLSEAGRTRFTEFPDVIADDLYVDSLYAEDERVVVPEVEVVVEAPHSTRALLRRLVRVRRGNAQLRAAAADPGTGSAAAASPATVRRTHRWAWLTDVVVPEPRLALAAVPYVTITLAAALLARRRVRDAGRSWGRDESTRGGPASAGRRGAP
- a CDS encoding DUF4082 domain-containing protein yields the protein MSDMPRHKLSARKNRGFLAGAAALATIAVTAGALAIGSAAAKADTTGIFPDDLSPRIAAASDNDSVVLGVKFAPTQPGTIVALQYYQGPRDSGITTATLWSASGAALASTSVPVNRTVGWHTVQLPKPVTVTANTTYVASYLATKGNYAVTQNALNKPRVLGGFSLPANAGVFTYSRTNTMPTSTFKGSNYLADIVFSATGAAGSTPTPTATTTPRPTPTPTTSPTPVNTPTPTPTPTPTTTPTPPATAGGITALGRSFPSPATTGVPAGTALTPYTGPCTIQTPNVVIDAKVVNCYLRILAKGVVITRSQIVGGVYADYNDNVGSFTISDSLVDAGNSAGTGIGDAYFTATRVHVTGGSRSINCYADCTVQDSYVAGQFTDNTGVNHESGIRVNTNSHLIHNTIGCTAPDVAPDAGCSAAITGYPDFDPVQNNVIQNNLILAGSGGYCSYGGSTAGKPFSGQTKNITFKDNIWQRGTEMGAGNRGYVCGYWGPITSFDITAPGAVWSNNLYDDGSAVAPAN
- a CDS encoding glycosyltransferase family 39 protein, encoding MSALTATERPTGVAPLRAVRPWTIAVAFGLLATVICAAGSWIPSLWGDEATTLMSARRPVSTLWPMLFHVDAVHGLYYLGMHGWIRLAGESPFALRLPSAVAIGFAVAAVTLLAGRRGGPKAAVVAGIVACVLPRLTYAGEEARSFAFTAAAAGWLTLLLLWLVDGSGRTAPASVRRTCWAVYAAGLALTSYLFLYTASLALAHLAVLLLSRASRPTLRAWLIATGCALLALAPLGLLAFFERSQIGYLADQSTDPLSLLWQPWFGNGWVAVAAWALILLAIGAWVRDRWGRPGATASPEGELPIGATLVGAAWLLLPTGAMLLVNLVFPMYTGRYSTFAAPAAALLIAEGLLVLGRFVARRSAIPAVAATGVGALLFIAVSTPAYLDQRGPYSKNDSDWSEVSSAMASVARPGDAVVFDESTRPSQRPRLAMHTYPSGFAGVIDPTLETPYTHNIGWADRVYTIPQAAARGRFDGVQRVWLVENDMDGSLHHYGLADLEALGFHETGRTVPTHRTMLIELTR